Part of the Triticum aestivum cultivar Chinese Spring chromosome 4D, IWGSC CS RefSeq v2.1, whole genome shotgun sequence genome is shown below.
GGAGAACAACAAATGCTTTTATTGCAGCCGAGCAGCAGAGGACGGGGGACATCTGTTCATCAAGTGCAAAGAAGTGAAGGAAATCTGGCGGTCTCTGGACCTCGAAGCTGAGCAGGAAGAACTAGAGAAGATAACCAGCGTAAATGCAATGATGGACTATCTCTGGCTATTGGACGAACAGAAGCGGTTGCTGATTGTTACTTTCTGGTGGCTATGGTGGAATAACAGAAATAAACTGAGGGAGGGAGAGCTGGTTGTGGCTGCCCCAGAAATTGTGCGGCGCGCACAGAGCCGGGTTATGGAGTATCTTCAGTACTTCACTAATAAGGGAAAGCAACCAACTAGAACAAAATGGCAGCCGCCGGAGGAAGATGTCCTGAAGATCAACATAGATGGATCTTTTTTTCCGGGGGAATCCTACGGAGGCTGGGGTGTCGTGGTCCGAGACACTGCTGGAGATCTTATAGCCGCGCATGCAGGGCGAGGGGAAAATATTTCAGATGCCTTCGGTGCGGAGGTCAGCGCTATGGCAGCAGCCTTCACATATCAATTGTGAGTACCGGTTCAGAGAAATCTGGTTCGTGGGCTTGTGGCCTGGGAGAACTGGTGGAGCTGCACTAATTTAGTTGGTTGAACCAGACCAGTCACTTATCTCGTCGCCAATGAGGCCCACGACTCAGGTCTgtctccttccttttcccttctTCTCCAACGAAGACAAAAAGTTCTGCGTTCTCAGATCCCTGGCGATGCATACTACGTTTATAAGATTTGGGGGTCCCTAATTTTTGGGGGCCCTGTGCGGTCGCCCACCTCGCACGCCCCCATCGACAGCACTGCACGTACCTACTCCTTTTTAGGGTTCTGGAGTGTTCcgaaggtctcttttatgtgttcctccggtgtcatggtttgaaaAATATTAGTCTCAatattaatgggcatacctgagatataatgtttaattctttgcccattaaccACTCTCAGATTAGTGCCCTCGGCATTATTGGTCTTGACAGCTCCGGAGCGATAAACTTCTtcgatgatatatggtccttcccatttagagagaagttttcctgcaaagaatctgaaacgagaattgtacaatagaacTTGGTCACCGACATTAAATTCCCGTCTTTGGATTCTTTTgtaatgccatcttttaaccttttctttgaacaacttggcattttcacaagcttgtgttctccattcatctagagaactaatatcaaataatctcttctcaccggcaagtttgaaatcatagttgagttctttaattgcccaataagctttatgttccaactcaagaggtaaatgacatgcttttacatagaccattttatatgggacatacccatagggtttttataggTAGTTCTATAAGCTCGTAATGCACCATCAAGTCTGTTAGGCCAATTCTTCCTggatctattaacggtcttttgcaaaattaattttatttctctattgctcaattcaacttgaccactagatcgaggatgataaggtgatgcatttttatggttaacatcatatttagctaggAGTTTACGAAAcataccatgaataaaatgtgaaccaccatcagtcactaaatatctagggactccaaacctcgggaacaTAACCTCTTTAAGCCTTTTAATAgatgtgttgtgatcagcactactagttggaatagcttctacccacttagtaacataatcaatagcaactagaatatgagtgtacccattagaggaagaaaaaggtcccatataatcaaatatcaaacatcaaatggttcaataacaactgaataattcataggcatttcctgacgtctaccaatattaccaattctttgacattcatcacaagaaaggacaaacttacgtgcatctttgaagagagtaggctaataaaaacctgTAATACCTCATGTGCGGTTCTGTCTCCTGCATGGTACCCTCCGTATGCTTCAGAATGAtacttccataggatttgttcctgttcatgctcaggtacacatcgtctaataacaccatctactcctttatataaaTGTGGGTCATCCTAaaattaatgtcttaaatcaaagaagaccttttcttttgttggtacgtGTAACTAGggggtatatatttagcaacaatataattatcatagTGTGCATACCAAGGATTATTGCGAGAAGTAGAAGCATTTATGGAAGTTTATTGCTCATCAAGAAaattatcatcaataggtagtgggttatcaagaacattttccattcTAGAAAAATTATTTGCTACAGGATTtccagctccctttctatcaacaatatgcaggTCAAACTCCTGTAGTAAAATAACCCACCTAATTAGTATAGGTTTGCATCtttttttcataagatatttaatagcagcatgatcggtgtgaatagtgactttggaatcaactatataaggtctgaatttatcacatgcaaacacaactgctaaaaattctttctcaatAGTACCATAGTTTGTTTGAGCATTATCCAAgatcttactagcataatgaataacattcaatttcttatcaactatttgacCTAGAACAACATCAATAGCATAATAAATAGCATCACACATcatttcaaaaggtaagttccaattaggtggttgaacgaTGGGTGCAGCAATTTTAGAGCATGCCGTtggcccccccaggacgcataaaaatcgccccctagGGGCGAGCCGGCGATTCGTTCGGcactgggggcggttttgcgcccagtcgtcgcccccagtcgccgattttggcccacttttgaagccccatttcggcaaaaaaggcccatatgggcgagaataggcccatattcggcgtggttcgccgtggctcggcgttcaattatcaacataaatatattttttatcacatatttcatcacagaaaattcaaatacttcaacaaaatagttcaacaacaaatagttcaatacaaattatatagttcaacaaataaaaactcatatttcatcacacgtcgcgcccggtgtcgcccttgagcctccataggtgctctatcagatcttgctgcggttgatgatgcacctgtgggtctcggatctcctgacgcatactgaggtaggcagtccaggttgctggtagctggtgatcaacttgggcaagaggaccctgcctgtggtatggttcagtgtcaaacactggctcttcctgctcgctctcaatgatcatgttgtgcaagatgacacagcaggtcatgatctcccacatttgatctttcgaccaggtctgagcggggtaccggacaacagcaaatcgagattggagcacaccaaatgcccgctcgacatccttcctgcaagcctcctgaatcttcgcaaaccaggcgttcttgcctccaggcacagggtttttgatggtcttcacaaatgccgaccatctcggatagatgccatcagctagatagtaccccttgttgtagtgccgcccattgatctcgaagttcaccggaggagaatgaccttcaacaagcttggcaaagacaggagagcactgcaacacgttgatgtcattgtgagttcctggcataccaaagaaggagtgccaaatccagaggtcctgtgtggccaccgcctcaagtaccacactgcaaccgcctttggcgcctttgtacatcccctgccaagcaaatgggcaattcttccatttccaatgcatgcagtcgatgcttccaagcatccctggaaatcctcttgctgcattctgtgctaggatccgagcagtgtcttccgcattgggtgtctgacactgccaccactgcccgacagaacttgtagaaacactctatgctggtggactcggccatgcgcccatagtcgtcctgtgagtcaccgggagctccgtatgcaagcatcctcatcgctgtcgtgcgtttctggatggaggtgaatccaagtttgccggtgcaacccatcttgcatttgaagtagttgtcgaactcccggatggaattcacaatcctgaggaaaagctttctgctcatccgataacggcgccgaaatgttctgtcgccgtgaagtggagcatcggcgaagtagtcggagtagagcatgcagtagccttcgagacgatgccggttctttgctttcacccgccccgacgccgagccacctcgccgcggcttttcattgctcgccagcagctgggcgagggcggcgagcaccatgagatgctcttcttcctggacgtcggcctcggcttcctcctccagcagcgcggcgagcacttcctcgtcatccgagtccatcgccgaggcaggcagaggcaggcaaatcgccgaacaccttgcgcgcggtgggcgtgcacccgccgctaaactgcccctccgcggccgaaaacgcccagttggtgtcggaggggctgccgcggcgaacctctgctatttttccggcggggaatggctatctaccgGTGAAGGGCAGCGGGGCGGCGCCAGGATATACCTAGTGGCGGCCGagagcgcggggggtgggaggcgagtcggggaagaaaatcttgacttttcacctgacggcgtgggccagccgcgcttttcccttgcgccggagccccaaGCGCCCCCCAaagcgccgggttcggcctgcggccgccgggcggaaaaaagggccgaaccggcgcttttcgtcgtcctggggtcacgactgggccgtttttttggcgccggcgccgaaaaagtcacctggggggcctgttgggggcgcggctggagatgctcttacacatactccctccattccaaaatatagtgcgtccgCGCTTCTTGAGgtcgaactttgaccataaatttaacgaacgagaccgactgcggcgggtgaaaaaaattacataattaaaaacttctttcgaatacaaattcactgatataatttttgctcccgccgcaatcggtcttggtagttaaatttacggtcaaagttgaagcacggagatagaggaagcactgcattgtggaatggagggagtacataatatacATGTGCGTGTCTTtacaaataatttcaaaaaaaaattgcgcTATAGAAAATAGTTTTTTTGAAACGAGCACCATGGTGCCTGTGCACAACTTGCAATTTTCACGGAAGAGAGCGGTTACATTTGTACATAATGTGAGTGATGGCTTGCTACCAAGTAGGATTACTTAAAGTTGCAGCATCTAGAGCTGTGAGGTAGAACTACCTGTTGGGTTCGTTTTCGTGATATTGTGATACGGTGTGGAAGCTAGCTCTTACTAATTTCTAGTGGCTCGTCAACTGGTGTCCTTCCTGGCTCAGAGTAGAAGAATGTCTGAAAACGGAACACAAGTCTTCTTTAGAACCTTTGTATGCCTGGTTATTTCTCTTTGGAAGGTCCGTAGCTTCTACAGTGTGTATTTGAGTTCTCAACTCGGAGGTGCAGAGTGATCAAAATGTAAGTGCTCTAACGCTGTCAAAGGCTAGTTGTGTGTTTGTAAATGTGGACGGTGCGGATTATGTGTGTTTGGTGACAGACTTAATAAAGAAAATATGCAACCATACAAATCTCATGGTTCATCAACCTCCACTTGAACGGATGGTTTGGCTGAAGAGGATGTACTATACATCACTATTATATACCCAGTTTATCAGGCACATTGGCCACTAAACTTGATAGTAGTTTGATGATAAAGAACTTGGCAAACAATAAATTGTCCTTTTTTATTCAATTCTAATAACACACATCTTGAGGCTTGGGCCTCAATTTTCTACTTTAGTCATCACCACATAACATGATTCTAACATACATGTCATTCCCGATCTATCATCTCGAGCATCGATCTTTGTTACTATCAAAACTGAAGAAATTATGGGTATTAAATTTAGCAGCTGGCCTTCACTTTTGAGAGACAGGGCAAGCTGATAATTTGTAGCCTCCCCGGCTGTTTTCTAGAAATTTCAGTAGAAGTGAAGCCCTGTAGGAGATCCCTAAGGACTCTAGCTAAGATCTTTTTGAGACCCTGGGTGACTCGCGTGGACTTATCCCCTCTCGGTAAGCCGAAGACCATATCGTCCGCGTAGCGTGCATAATAGAAGACTACGGCCCCATCCAGTTAGTTTGTACCCACAACGGTAAGGGCTTGTTCAGAAAAGAAGGGTCAAGGGTCACTTATGGGAATGATATACAGTGCAGCTAATACTGTAATTAAACATGAAAGGAAATATAATTCTAATTAGTGGAAGGAACTTTGCATAAATTACTGCAACTGAAAAATCTAAATAAATCTTACTTCATCGCGTTCAGTATATGATGTTTGCCTTAATTTTTATATAATAATATAAAAGTAACTACACCCAAGAGGAACACAACATACACCTTCAGATGAAAGATGTGTTGTGGGCATTCATCCTAAacaaagaaaacaaatcaccataAGTCAAATTGGTAGAAGCTTTCCATAAGATCGGACAACCAATTAACTTTGTTCCCTACAGATGAGAAATCCAAAGGGGAAGACATTGTAAATTGTGCAACAAATCACTGGAAAAAAGACCAAGCAAAAACTACCATGCTGAAAATTATCTACTACCCAACACACAGACATAAAACAATTCCTTATTATGACATGCATTTGTTCAACTTCAGAAAACAAGCAATAGAAGAATTGTAACTCAGGTAGCATGGGACGATAAAAACAATTTGCTATGGAACTGTAAATAATTATGGGATACACATGGAAAACCGCAAAGATAAAAATTCTAGGCTACACATATAAAATTCCAACAGTAAAATCTAGATCATTACAACAAATTTCGAACTGTAACTCCAGCACATCAAGACTGTAACTACGCACTAGCAAATACTAATTCTGGGATGACATGAGAAGAGTTCCACAGGTAATCCAAGTCAATTACAACAAAATATGAATTGTAACTCCAGTGCATCATGGCTGTAACTACACAGTAACAAAATAGTAATTATGGAGTAAAATGAGAAGAGTTCCACCAGTAATCCAAGTCAATCACAAAGAAAATATGAGTTGTAACTCCAATACCTATACATTATAGAAGCTATGGAATAGCAATACTAATTCTCATTTAGTTGGTGATTGCGGGCAACAAGAACAATACTCGGTTGTAGTTAGGACTAAATCTTCAAAAATGCATACACATAAATTAAAAGGAAATTTGAATTCATAGTTCATAGTTCACACAGGAACAAAAATATACACAAAGTAAAGGTTGGATATCTTACAATATGTGCAGGTGGCTGGAGACGACGTCCCCAACATATTTGCAGTAATATCGGACACTGAAGTGACAGAAACAAAGATACATAGCAACTGCATCAACAATATTGTAAAATGGGGAACTACAAAAACAGTACATGCACTACAACTGTTGTCTATAATATTGTAAAGGAGGAACTATGAAACATTATTTGCAAGAATGATACCTCCATGAGCTCTAGTGCATAGCTGTTTCAAATATAATGGAAAATACATAAAGTTATTACAAAATACATTCAGGTTACACACTCTTTCATATCAACAATGAAGTGGGATAACTAATTACAATTCCTTGATTATGGAAAATTTGAATCTCCAAAGCACTAGAGCAACAGAAAAAAGTGGCGGCTATCCGGGACACAACTAAAATATGTGAGCGGAGAAAGAAAATTACAGGGCATACCGCAAACAAATTACATAGAAGTGTAAGAATAAATACATCAAAAAACTATCTAGCATGATGAAAAATATGAAACAATGCATCACAGAGTTATGAACTAAGCTTCAGACTTGGAAACATTGGCATATGAACCATACATAACTTACTAAACTAACAAATACACAAGCATAAAGAGACAACACCATCACTGCATTTGCAAGGTTACATACATGGACACTATAAAACTACAACTACCATCCTTGTTGGAATTTGCCATGTTATGTTCATTAAAACTGCCATGGTGTGTAGAAATatgtttgccatggcaaatttggcTTGGTACATAAATATTAAGAATTGCCATGTTCTGTTGAATAAACTTGGCATAGTGTAtatagtactccctgtgtcccataatataagaacgtttttggcactacactagtgtcaaaaacgttcttatattatgggacggagggagtagattttttATGACTTGTGAATCAAAGTAATATTCCGAAAAATGCCACAGTACTGTATGAAACTTATTGACATTTGCCATGTGTGTAATATTATATAATTTATCTTTAAAATTTGCTTTATAAGTGAGGCAAATTCAGATTTTTTGAATTTGTAGATCGTGGCAACTTGGAATAATTTTGAATATGATACATGAAGTTTGCCATGACAAACACATTAAGTAGCATCCATTCAGAACATATGACCTTGCCATGTGATGCTACACAAGTTTGCCATGGTTATAATAATTTGAACATTGGATTCGTGAGAAAAttgaatttgccatggcaaaattatCTAGTATCATCTATTCAAAGCGATGTGAACTTGCAATGCAATTCTACACAAAAATTTGCCATGGTGTGTTAATCTGAACATTGGATTTTGTAGGAAActgaatttgccatggcaaaaacacTCAGATCATTGATCCAGAAATTGAAATGTACTTAGCTATGCTCTGTTGACTGCAGCATGCACACATCCCATTATCCCAGCACTAGCCGAGGGAGCAGAGACTCACCTCCTGGACTGATATCGGCACTTGAAGGTGGGGATTGGACGAAGCAACACCAACAGCTCCTCCACAGGGTGGCAGACTCCAGCACAATCCGATGGCGGCGCGGTCGCGCCGTACGCCTCCTCCCCATGACGATGTCCGCCGCAACTCCTCCCCCTCCGTGCCCCACCTCCTGAAAGCACCTTGCCGACGTCCTCGGGAAGAAAGGCAACGAGGGAGGGGGCATACGGGACGCCCATCGACGGGAACCACGACGGGGACGAAAAATCGCCAGAGAAATCGACGCGCTCGAACCGTCAACGAGCCCATGCTTCTTCCGCGCTCGAGGCCACCGCCGTGTCACCACACTCGAGGCCGCCGCCGTGACCCACACTCGAGGTC
Proteins encoded:
- the LOC123095903 gene encoding uncharacterized protein, whose product is MGVPYAPSLVAFLPEDVGKVLSGGGARRGRSCGGHRHGEEAYGATAPPSDCAGVCHPVEELLVLLRPIPTFKCRYQSRSVRYYCKYVGDVVSSHLHILEQS